The segment ACTGGGAACGCGCGATTGCGGAGCGAGTGGGCGTTCCGTTGGGCCCGCCCATTTCGATTTGGCGTTCCACCATGGCTTCGTCACGAATCAAACCAACGGAGATCTCATCACCGGGTTGCAGGATCGACACTTCGCGAAGCAGGTCGTCCGTGCCGCGAATCAATCGGCCTGATGCCGAGACGATACGGTCACCCTCTTTCAAACCAGAAACCTGTCCGGCGGAACCATCGGGGACCGTGACGACGAGCACGCCGCGCTGAGGTGTGGCATCTCGGACCTCAATCCCGAGCGAACCACGTGCGCGTGCGAGCGTCGGAGTTGAACCGGAGGAGTCAACGGGTGGGGCAACAGACGGTGAGGGTGCAGGCAACTCGGTGGTGGAACCAACGGAGTTGCGAGGTTGCTCGCGTTGAGGTGCGTCGAATCGCTCCAGCACGCTGCGGCCCGATGCGTTGTCACCAACCGGCGGTTTCGCGGCAACTTGTGTGGCAGCAACCAAAGGCATTCGACCAGAGTAGAGACGACCTTCACGAAATAGCTGCAGCGGAATCGTTGAACCAGCAGTGCCAGGAACGTTTTCCAACGCCACGATGGCTTCGTTCAAGGTTCGAGTTGGCGAGTTCCCAATCGACACCAACACGTCTCCGCGTCGCAGACCGGCCTCGTCGGCTCGCGATTCAGGGGAGAAGCCCACGACTTCCAAACCTCGGTAGCCTCCGACCGTGGTGGGAACGACTTGCAAACCAAGTTGAATGGTTCGCGACGTCAACAGACGAGGTGACTCAGCCGAACGAGGTGATTGCGATGGAATGGCAGGGCTGTTTTGCGCTTCACGGT is part of the Rhodopirellula halodulae genome and harbors:
- a CDS encoding PDZ domain-containing protein → MLRSHRRSNWIRWAACLTMVSCIQAMDASDASAQRLLERLRNRMQTPPPSPFQQPPYQNPSDANRPNSERSRILATPLPRRAARNAAADNNRSNDRTRNSNPNQNREAQNSPAIPSQSPRSAESPRLLTSRTIQLGLQVVPTTVGGYRGLEVVGFSPESRADEAGLRRGDVLVSIGNSPTRTLNEAIVALENVPGTAGSTIPLQLFREGRLYSGRMPLVAATQVAAKPPVGDNASGRSVLERFDAPQREQPRNSVGSTTELPAPSPSVAPPVDSSGSTPTLARARGSLGIEVRDATPQRGVLVVTVPDGSAGQVSGLKEGDRIVSASGRLIRGTDDLLREVSILQPGDEISVGLIRDEAMVERQIEMGGPNGTPTRSAIARSQSEQSAATSAEPDAAESNSGGFLGGMGSMFGKMLGGNAAAPSTSNNEVLPAPKPDATDSGADLPAPMNQLPAPAASNDVLPDPLELPNDGRPSIEALPPSTPTLPAPQKEAKQPTVEELQREIERLKEQLQAKD